Proteins encoded by one window of Antechinus flavipes isolate AdamAnt ecotype Samford, QLD, Australia chromosome 4, AdamAnt_v2, whole genome shotgun sequence:
- the LOC127561535 gene encoding trace amine-associated receptor 7a-like, producing MASINQQNGDVQFCFHNISGSCVMTPWSPGIRISLYGVLGFITILTVGGNLLVIFSIMYFKQLHSPSNFLVVSLACADCSLGLIVLPFSTIRSVETCWYFGDRFCKFHSALDICFCLASMFNLCFVSVDRYVAITDPLLYPIRFTVTLSGVFIALSWISAFLYSFSLLYTGANEEGLEEVVHALHCEGNCQILFNKTWVIISSLLYFIPFFIMICLNSKIFAVAKHQARKIEQMGNKMFSEGDKVSKRERKAAVTLGIAVMAFLVFWSPYFITVMIDSFFNYIIPPLAFDIMIWFAYSNSAINPLIYAFFYPWFRKAIKVVLSCKILWINCSSMNLFSD from the coding sequence atggctTCTATCAACCAACAAAATGGAGATGTTCAGTTCTGCTTTCATAACATCAGTGGTTCTTGTGTGATGACTCCATGGTCTCCTGGAATTCGAATCAGTCTCTATGGGGTCTTGGGCTTCATCACAATCCTTACAGTAGGTGGAAATCTTCtggtaattttttcaattatgtatTTCAAACAGCTTCACTCTCCTTCTAACTTCCTGGTTGTCTCCTTGGCCTGTGCTGACTGTTCTTTGGGATTAATTGTACTTCCTTTCAGCACAATACGGTCTGTTGAAACATGTTGGTACTTTGGGGACAGATTCTGCAAGTTTCATTCTGCTTtagatatttgtttttgtttagctTCCATGTTTAACTTGTGCTTTGTCTCTGTTGATCGATATGTAGCCATTACAGATCCTTTGCTTTACCCAATCAGATTCACAGTAACTCTATCAGGTGTGTTCATAGCTCTTAGCTGGATATCTGCCTTCTTGTACAGTTTCTCATTACTATACACTGGTGCAAATGAAGAAGGTCTGGAGGAAGTAGTGCATGCTCTCCATTGTGAAGGAAATTGTCAAATACTGTTTAACAAAACTTGGGTAATTATATCTTCTCTCCTATACTTTATACCTTTCTTTATCATGATATGTTTGAATAGCAAGATTTTTGCTGTAGCTAAACATCAAGCTAGAAAGATTGAACAAATGGGTAACAAAATGTTTTCAGAAGGTGACAAGGtatcaaaaagagagagaaaagcagcTGTGACTTTGGGAATAGCAGTGATGGCTTTTTTAGTATTCTGGTCCCCTTATTTTATCACTGTAatgattgattcttttttcaattacataatCCCACCTCTTGCTTTTGACATTATGATTTGGTTTGCATACTCAAACTCTGCCATCAACCCTTTGATATATGCTTTTTTTTACCCTTGGTTTCGGAAAGCCATCAAAGTGGTCTTAAGTTGCAAAATTCTATGGATAAATTGCTCCTCTATGAActtattttcagattga